The Elaeis guineensis isolate ETL-2024a chromosome 5, EG11, whole genome shotgun sequence DNA segment GAACAGTTGTTGCTACCCATCCACTGGAAAACCTGCTGCAGACTTTGGCATCCATGGGCTCTGGCCTAATTACAACGATGGTACCTACCCATCTAATTGTGATCCTGAAAACTCTTATGATTCGTCCAAGGTAATCAtgtctgttcttcatcttctttccttGTGTTAATGCTGTTCATCCTCTTGCCAGCTTCCAAGTCTCTGATAAAATTTTGGGAGCTAAAATGATTGGTATGAAGCAAGCTTCATGTAAGCTAGGTTAAAAGAGCATATATAGCAAGCCTAACATGTTTCAAAGACCAGACTGCATGTTCTGTCCATGATTTGTGTGTAAAACAAGCCAACCATGCATTACAAACATGGAACTTGCTATATGTAAAAACATTATGATTGTTCTCATAGTCAAACAAGTAAAGACCAGGTGTTAATGTCCCCAACAATAAATttgttaattaactatttatcatctaatcatttatcttttttaataaaaatccatTCTGGTGTCTTACCTGTCATTATCAATGGtaatacatattcatatttgaTATCATAATATTTTAGAGTACAAATGAATTCATGTACATCCTGCACAATGAAAAGCTTGAGGGGCTTCAATCTTAGGGTCTCTAGATTAGTATACTACATATTCTCTAAAATTCTTTTCTTAATCGAAACTACATAAGTAGGTTTCTAGTGTATATACAACTTTCTTCCAACATaagaaatgaaaaataaaaaacgaACAAGAAAAATGCTCCAAGCAATATTCATGTAGATTTTctgttttaaaaaaaagaaaaatggatatgttTAAGATCATACAAGTATTTCTAGAACTTTTGATGGATCTACTCGTTTCActtgtttatgaaatttttattcttGTCTAAAACAATTATCATGGATATCTCTGGGGGTGCAGTACGTTATATGAAAAAATGGCAGCATAAATCTAATCTAGAGGTGATAAAGTGTAAACAAGAAATCAGATGTAGACAACAATGAGAGATTGATACATTCACTGGAAAATAAAACCTAAAGCTATTTAATGTCCCAACACTCCTGTAAAATAGATTATAGCCTACTGGTTTGCACCCTCCTTGGTGAAGGGAGAAGGTTTTGGGCTCCAAACATTCATGATGTTGTTTTCTAGATACTTGATAAGGATAATTTTAGCAGATGGTGCTGCCACCATTACTCTCGAAAATGAGAAcaataaagagaaaattttttaaccaatatttaatttaataaaagggAAAgagaattaaatttatttaaaataaacttAGTAATGATTTTATTAACTTCTACATATCTAAAGCCACGCCTTTGGTAAATATTTATATGAAAATCTAACATCAATGACAATATGAGTCACATTCAATTCCTGCAATTCTAGATATAGAAATAGACCACTTCTAAACATTGagtttgatcatctatatcaaaatCTAACATCAACGACAGTATGAGCCACATTCAATTCCTGTAATTCAAGATATATAAATAGACCACTTATAAACATTAAATTTGATCATCTTATTTTGCTCCTAAACTCTACTTAGGAAATAAAAGGGCAGTGCATCCCTCTAACCGACAGAAAATGTTAGCAGCCTATTAAGAATCAGTTGAAAACAACTTTTGATTTTACAAAGAACCAAAATCTTGCTTTTACAAAGaacaattatatttttttctacatTTTACGCAGATTAAGGACCTAATAGGCAGAATGAGAGCAGACTGGCCAACCTTGGCATGTCCAAGTGGTGATGGCTCCAGGTTTTGGGCACATGAATGGGAGAAGCATGGCACCTGCTCGGAATCCATTCTCGATCAACACTCATACTTCAAAGCAGCTCTCAACCTCAAGAAGCAAGTGAACCTCCTTCAAATCCTACAAGATGCAGGTAAATGCATGGTGGACAGCTTCCTAGCTTTCTTTTGTTTTCCAATATGAAGGAAGCATCATGACCACCTTTTCTCACACTATGTTTCACGTAAATTCTTCAGGAATTGTACCAGATGGTGGGTTCTACAAGTTGAATAACATTAGCAAAGCCATCCGAGAAGCAATTGGTTTTACTCCAGGTATCGAGTGTAATGTGGATGAATCTGGTAATAGGCAATTATACCAGATTTACTTGTGTGTGGATACCTCAGGGACAGAGCTCATTGATTGCCCTGTATATCCAAAAAGCAAATGTTCTTCACGAGTTGAGTTCCCCACGTTTTAGAGTTAGGTATTTGCTTCAGGCCTTCATGTCACAGTGTATCGTTATATAATTTGCTTGTTCCAATAAACATAATGGATCCATACTCGTTGCGTAACTAAGATGGACTTTCTAATGATTCTATTTTAGGATAAAACTTTAATGGTCAGACCAACTGATCATGGAAAGAATTATAGTTGGACCATCATCGCCTGCTACATCTTCGAAGTACGCCATGCGTGCGTAAGAAAATAAGAATGGATAAATCTTAGAAGATTATGTGATATTTATCAAAACTGTTCAAATCCCCTTAGGATTTATCCATTTCgattttcttagtattttaacgCACGTGCACGCAATGTGCTTCGGAGATGTGGTAGGCGATGATAGTCCGATCATAATTCCTTCTATGATCGGTTCGACCATAGAACTTTTATCCTCTATTTTACTACTAGAGGGCATGCCAATTTATTATGACATATAATCACAGGAAGTTGTTTGTTTAGTAGGTGGCAAGAAGTGTGTGGTTggataacttaat contains these protein-coding regions:
- the LOC105034069 gene encoding extracellular ribonuclease LE-like, whose product is MNLPPNPNQIHGEENNRFISQAQGTMKKKSLFPLMALLSLAIATTAQDFDFFYLVQQWPGSYCDTKNSCCYPSTGKPAADFGIHGLWPNYNDGTYPSNCDPENSYDSSKIKDLIGRMRADWPTLACPSGDGSRFWAHEWEKHGTCSESILDQHSYFKAALNLKKQVNLLQILQDAGIVPDGGFYKLNNISKAIREAIGFTPGIECNVDESGNRQLYQIYLCVDTSGTELIDCPVYPKSKCSSRVEFPTF